GCCGCCGAAGCTGATAAATAAGTTAAGCAGGCCAAGCTCGGGCTTATATACCTATATATAAGGTGTCCCGCTGGAAAACGTACAGAAATTAGTCCCAAAACGTACGTTCTCCTGCGGGACATCTATGTTTTGCAACAGAAACGACAACATGGCCCGTCCCGTTGCCATTTAGTGTCTAAACTTCTCTGACATCACTAAATATGCGGAAAGTCGCAGCTTGTCACTTTTGCATAATCTGTTAAACTAAAAGTAACAGCGCCCACCCAAGGCTAGTTATTCGGTACTTTTCGAGGTATTCGGTAATCCTAAAATGCGGTGGGCCAAGTTTTATCCGCAAGGCATGCTGACGCGTAACTGCCCCAAATTCTCACATAAGAATAACCGCCAATTCATTAAACTTCACACCAAAGAAACCAATGAATTGGCGGCTTTGTCGTATCAGGGCCAAGCCTAAATCAATCACTCCACAAACACGTATTCGCTGAGGCGCTTCATCGCCTCCTGAACGCGGGAGAGCGGAAGGGCGAGGTTCATGCGGATGGCGCACGGAGCCTTGAACTGGCGGCCGTCCTGCACGGCGACGCCGACGTTCCACGCGCGCTTGAGCAGTTCGTCAAGCGTCACGCCATGCTCCTCGCACCAGCCGGTGCAATCGAGGAAGAGCATGTAGGTGCCCTGCGGCTTGGCGAACTCGACGCCTTTGAAATGCGAGCGGATGTAGTCGGAGGCGTAATCCACGTTGCCGGTGAGCACGTGGCGCAGCTCGTCGAGCCATTCGTGGCCCTCGGGTTTGTAGGCACCGATGAGCGCGTGCATGGAGAGCACGTTCATCTCGTTGTAGACCACCTTCGAGCTCTTCGCCACGACGCGGTCGCGCAGGTACTTGCTGTAGATGATGTGGTACGAGCCGATGAGGCCGGCGAGGTTGAAGGTCTTGCTGGGCGCATAGAGCGCGATGGTGCGGTTGCGCGCATCCTCGCTGACCGACTGGGTCGGGATGTGCTTGTAGCCCTCGAGGATCAGGTCAGACCAGATCTCGTCGGAGATCACGACGCAATCGTTGGCGCGGTAGACCTCCATCGCCTTCTCGATCTCCCAGCGCTCCCACACGCGGCCGCAAGGGTTGTGCGGGCTGCAGAAGACGGCGACGTGGATGTTGTTCTCCTTGAGTTTCCTGTCCATATCGTCGAAGTCCATGCGCCAGACGCCCTCCTCGTCGCGCTTGAGCGGCGTGTGGACGATATGGAATCCGTTGGCCTCGATGGACTCGGTGAAGCCCACGTAAGTCGGTTGATGCACGAGCACGGAATCACCAGGCGCCGCGAAGCACGAGAGGGCCGAGATCAGGCCGCCGAGCACGCCGTTCTCGTAGCCGATGTCTTCCTTGGTGAGCCCCTCGACGCCGTTGCGCGTCTTCTGCCAGTCTATGATGGAGTTGAAATACTCGTCGGTGGCGCGGAAATAGCCGAACGCGGGGTGCTTGGCGCGCTCGAT
This Bifidobacterium sp. ESL0790 DNA region includes the following protein-coding sequences:
- a CDS encoding aminotransferase class I/II-fold pyridoxal phosphate-dependent enzyme, with the translated sequence MTYDFTSIMDRHGKDAVAVDGLGSQPGFAPDPPKDGFDVIPMWIADMNFATVPTITDAIIERAKHPAFGYFRATDEYFNSIIDWQKTRNGVEGLTKEDIGYENGVLGGLISALSCFAAPGDSVLVHQPTYVGFTESIEANGFHIVHTPLKRDEEGVWRMDFDDMDRKLKENNIHVAVFCSPHNPCGRVWERWEIEKAMEVYRANDCVVISDEIWSDLILEGYKHIPTQSVSEDARNRTIALYAPSKTFNLAGLIGSYHIIYSKYLRDRVVAKSSKVVYNEMNVLSMHALIGAYKPEGHEWLDELRHVLTGNVDYASDYIRSHFKGVEFAKPQGTYMLFLDCTGWCEEHGVTLDELLKRAWNVGVAVQDGRQFKAPCAIRMNLALPLSRVQEAMKRLSEYVFVE